One genomic region from Fictibacillus marinisediminis encodes:
- the pcrA gene encoding DNA helicase PcrA: MHQLIEKLLTGLNPEQRAAVKHTQGPLLIMAGAGSGKTRVLTHRIAYLLMEKEVAPWNILAITFTNKAAREMKERVASITGPVAEDIWISTFHSMCVRILRRDIDRIGISRNFSILDSTDQLSVIKNILKDKNMDSKKFEPRSILGSISSLKNELKTSADFAKTMNGPYDSVVHEVYQEYEKRLKKNSALDFDDLIMTTIHLFKRVPEVLEFYQRKFQYIHVDEYQDTNRAQYMLVQMLADRFRNLCVVGDSDQSIYGWRGADIANILSFEKDYNDAKVILLEQNYRSTKTILDAANKVIENNFNRKAKNLWTDKNEGQNIIYYQGDSEHDEGHYVAGKIREMTTGGSRKCSEIAILYRTNAQSRVIEEVLMKSNIPYNIVGGTKFYDRKEIKDILAYLRLIANPDDDISMMRIINVPKRGIGASTVDKILQYGADNDLSMYQALQEVEQIGLTSRITGVLRDFSELITNWTRMQEFLSVTELVEEVIDKTGYRDMLKADKSLESESRLENIDEFLSVTQDFEKQQEDKSLVAFLTDLALVADIDRLDEDEGDKPKESVVLMTLHSAKGLEFPVVFLIGLEEGVFPHSRALFEESEMEEERRLAYVGITRAEQELYLTNARMRTLFGRTNMNPVSRFIGEIPEELLESVQKEKETPSWGRSSRSNAAPSFMKQPAAAKKTSPVYTTNGGEKLDWKVGDKVKHRKWETGVVVSMKGEGDSLELDIAFPQPVGLKRLLAKFAPIEKM; encoded by the coding sequence ATGCACCAATTGATCGAAAAGCTGCTGACAGGACTCAATCCTGAACAGAGAGCAGCCGTTAAACATACACAGGGACCGCTTTTAATTATGGCGGGAGCGGGAAGCGGTAAGACGAGGGTGCTGACCCACCGCATCGCTTATTTATTGATGGAGAAAGAAGTCGCACCATGGAACATCCTCGCGATTACGTTTACGAACAAAGCAGCACGCGAGATGAAGGAAAGGGTAGCCAGCATTACTGGACCTGTAGCGGAAGACATCTGGATTTCCACATTCCACTCCATGTGCGTAAGAATTTTGCGGCGTGATATCGACCGGATCGGCATTAGCCGCAACTTCTCGATCCTCGATTCTACGGATCAGCTTTCGGTAATCAAAAATATCCTAAAAGACAAGAACATGGATTCGAAAAAATTTGAGCCGCGGAGCATCTTGGGCTCTATTTCGTCATTGAAAAATGAACTGAAAACGAGTGCTGATTTTGCGAAAACGATGAACGGGCCGTATGACAGTGTCGTCCATGAGGTATACCAAGAATATGAAAAACGTTTGAAAAAGAACTCTGCGCTCGATTTTGATGATTTAATTATGACAACCATCCATCTCTTCAAGCGTGTGCCGGAAGTGCTGGAATTCTATCAGCGCAAGTTCCAATACATTCACGTGGATGAGTATCAGGATACGAACCGTGCGCAGTATATGCTCGTACAAATGCTTGCTGACCGTTTCCGTAACCTTTGTGTTGTCGGTGATTCGGATCAGTCGATCTACGGCTGGCGCGGAGCGGACATCGCAAACATCCTTTCTTTTGAAAAAGATTACAATGACGCGAAGGTGATTTTGCTTGAGCAAAACTACCGTTCTACGAAAACCATCCTGGACGCAGCCAACAAAGTGATTGAGAACAACTTCAACCGCAAGGCGAAAAACCTATGGACAGACAAAAACGAAGGACAGAATATTATTTATTACCAAGGCGATAGTGAGCACGATGAGGGCCATTATGTAGCAGGAAAGATCCGTGAGATGACCACCGGCGGAAGCCGCAAATGCTCAGAGATCGCCATCCTGTATCGTACGAATGCCCAGTCCCGTGTGATCGAGGAAGTTTTGATGAAGTCGAACATCCCGTATAACATCGTCGGCGGCACCAAGTTCTACGACCGCAAAGAGATCAAGGACATTCTTGCCTACCTTCGCCTCATTGCAAACCCGGATGATGACATCAGCATGATGCGGATCATTAATGTACCGAAGCGCGGAATCGGTGCTTCGACTGTCGATAAGATTCTCCAATATGGAGCGGATAATGATCTTTCCATGTACCAAGCGCTTCAGGAAGTGGAGCAGATCGGATTAACATCCCGGATTACAGGCGTATTGCGCGATTTTTCCGAGCTGATCACGAACTGGACCCGAATGCAGGAGTTCCTTTCCGTGACCGAGCTTGTGGAAGAAGTGATTGATAAGACGGGTTACCGCGACATGCTGAAGGCAGATAAGTCGCTTGAATCGGAAAGCCGTCTGGAGAACATTGACGAGTTCCTTTCTGTAACGCAAGACTTTGAAAAACAGCAGGAAGATAAGAGCCTTGTGGCATTCTTAACCGACTTGGCCCTTGTAGCAGACATTGACCGCCTGGATGAGGATGAAGGCGATAAGCCGAAAGAATCGGTTGTTCTGATGACCTTGCACTCCGCTAAGGGCCTGGAGTTCCCGGTTGTCTTCCTGATTGGTTTGGAGGAGGGTGTATTCCCGCACAGCCGTGCTCTCTTTGAAGAAAGCGAAATGGAAGAAGAACGACGACTGGCTTACGTTGGAATTACCCGTGCCGAACAGGAGCTTTATTTAACGAACGCTCGAATGAGAACATTGTTCGGACGTACGAACATGAACCCGGTATCCCGGTTTATCGGCGAGATTCCAGAGGAGTTGCTTGAATCCGTTCAAAAGGAAAAAGAAACTCCGAGCTGGGGAAGATCGTCACGTTCCAATGCGGCTCCTTCCTTCATGAAGCAGCCGGCTGCTGCTAAGAAAACATCTCCTGTTTATACGACTAATGGAGGCGAAAAGCTGGATTGGAAAGTCGGGGACAAAGTAAAACACCGCAAATGGGAGACAGGCGTGGTCGTCAGCATGAAGGGTGAAGGCGACTCCCTGGAATTGGACATTGCGTTCCCGCAGCCGGTAGGACTGAAACGGCTGCTTGCGAAGTTTGCTCCGATTGAAAAAATGTAG